One genomic window of Luteitalea pratensis includes the following:
- a CDS encoding YSC84-related protein produces MRATSLAATLVGILLTCTAHPSTAQDEGKTAAAELASASRAALTQLTASVPLAKSLAPTAHAILVFPKVTKAGLGIGGQYGEGTLLKKGKAVAYYKTTGAAVGIQVGAQQYGYAMFFMNAKALTQLDNANGFEVGVGPSVVMVDDGMAKTTTTSTLKDDIYAFPFGQKGLMASIGLQGNKISKITPK; encoded by the coding sequence ATGAGAGCAACGTCATTGGCCGCCACACTCGTCGGGATCTTGCTCACGTGCACAGCCCACCCATCAACGGCGCAAGACGAGGGCAAGACGGCGGCGGCAGAACTCGCCAGCGCGTCACGGGCCGCCTTGACCCAGCTGACGGCGAGCGTTCCTCTGGCGAAGTCGCTCGCACCCACCGCACACGCGATCCTCGTCTTTCCAAAGGTGACCAAGGCCGGCCTGGGGATCGGCGGCCAGTATGGTGAGGGCACGCTGCTGAAGAAGGGCAAGGCCGTCGCCTACTACAAGACGACGGGCGCGGCCGTCGGCATCCAGGTGGGCGCGCAGCAATACGGCTATGCGATGTTCTTCATGAACGCGAAGGCGCTCACGCAGCTCGACAACGCCAATGGGTTCGAAGTCGGTGTCGGCCCGAGTGTCGTCATGGTGGACGACGGCATGGCCAAGACCACCACGACCAGCACGCTCAAGGACGACATCTATGCGTTCCCGTTCGGGCAGAAGGGGCTGATGGCCAGCATCGGCCTTCAGGGCAACAAGATCTCGAAGATCACGCCGAAGTAG
- a CDS encoding class I SAM-dependent methyltransferase produces MPDARPDDASRVRQVWDDQAGQWAGRGLHWTEHPAVQARLHAKTGGPGARDRFQYLLYRYFDDGAGVVDRVLTLGCGAGDFERGFAQYGFARAHDAVDIAAGAIELAIDAARQAGFDHIHYQAMDLNHARLAPDTYDIVFGLSTVHHIANLEHLFAQVQTALKPGGYFLLDEFIGPSQFQWPDRQLAIVNHTLARLPEPLRRSISRPGSAKPPVTRPTIEEMNAGDPSESIRSADILPLLPEYFEVLEVRGAGGSLLHLLLEDITGNFAAGVPDATQWLETLFHLEDSLIANGTLADDFAVIIARKPA; encoded by the coding sequence ATGCCTGACGCACGTCCAGACGATGCCAGCCGGGTCCGGCAGGTCTGGGACGATCAGGCCGGCCAGTGGGCCGGACGCGGTCTCCACTGGACGGAGCATCCGGCGGTGCAGGCGCGGCTCCACGCCAAGACGGGCGGCCCCGGCGCGCGAGATCGCTTTCAGTACCTGCTGTATCGCTACTTCGACGACGGCGCGGGCGTCGTCGATCGAGTGCTCACCCTCGGGTGCGGCGCCGGCGACTTCGAGCGCGGTTTCGCGCAGTACGGATTCGCGCGGGCCCACGACGCGGTCGACATCGCCGCCGGCGCGATCGAGTTGGCCATCGACGCCGCGCGTCAGGCCGGGTTCGACCACATCCACTACCAGGCGATGGACCTGAATCACGCGCGCCTGGCGCCCGACACGTACGACATCGTCTTCGGCCTCTCGACCGTCCATCACATCGCCAACCTCGAACACCTGTTCGCACAGGTACAAACGGCGCTGAAGCCTGGCGGTTACTTCCTGCTCGACGAGTTCATCGGTCCGTCGCAGTTCCAATGGCCCGACCGGCAACTCGCGATCGTCAACCACACCCTCGCGCGGCTCCCCGAGCCGCTGCGACGGAGCATCAGCCGTCCGGGCTCGGCCAAGCCGCCGGTCACGCGCCCGACCATCGAAGAGATGAACGCCGGAGATCCTTCCGAGTCGATCCGCTCGGCCGACATCCTGCCGCTCCTGCCCGAATACTTCGAGGTGCTCGAAGTGCGCGGCGCCGGCGGCAGCCTGCTGCATTTGCTGCTCGAGGACATCACCGGCAACTTCGCGGCTGGCGTTCCGGACGCCACGCAGTGGCTCGAGACCTTGTTCCACCTCGAAGACTCGCTGATCGCCAACGGCACGCTCGCGGATGACTTCGCGGTCATCATCGCGCGCAAGCCGGCGTGA
- a CDS encoding YbbR-like domain-containing protein: MALRPLSNLPLKVISLLVAGVLWLAVSGQSTVERNIRVPLEYQNVPPGMEMVGDPPGQADVRLRGSSGNLARVVQGDVVAALDLTNARPGTRIFNLRASEVRVPFGVEVVQVTPPTVSLEFEYAGQKVVPVSPVIEGDPEPGFVVGRITTSPATVQVLGPIGRLQALSEATTEPVRVDGARTNLTDKVTVGVEDTAVRLREPLVAVVTVEIVPAPVQRTLQGLQVRAENAGRGLLVRLSPVTVSVVVRGTQERMAGVGAGDLQATVDLTELPRGQHSVPVRVPNREGVAVERIEPANITVSIR, encoded by the coding sequence ATGGCCTTGCGACCGCTCTCGAATCTCCCGCTCAAGGTGATCTCGCTGCTCGTCGCGGGAGTGCTCTGGCTTGCCGTGTCGGGGCAGAGCACCGTCGAGCGCAATATCCGGGTCCCGCTCGAGTACCAGAACGTGCCGCCGGGCATGGAGATGGTCGGCGACCCACCAGGGCAGGCTGATGTGCGCCTGCGCGGCTCGTCGGGCAACCTTGCGCGTGTCGTCCAGGGCGATGTCGTCGCTGCGCTCGACCTCACGAACGCGCGGCCAGGCACTCGCATCTTCAACCTGCGTGCGAGCGAGGTCCGGGTGCCGTTCGGCGTCGAGGTCGTCCAGGTGACACCGCCAACCGTCTCGCTGGAGTTCGAGTACGCGGGGCAGAAGGTGGTGCCGGTCTCGCCCGTGATCGAAGGCGACCCGGAGCCGGGCTTCGTTGTCGGACGCATCACCACGTCGCCGGCGACAGTCCAGGTACTGGGGCCGATCGGCCGCCTGCAGGCCCTGAGTGAGGCGACAACCGAGCCGGTGCGCGTGGATGGCGCCCGCACGAACCTGACCGACAAGGTCACGGTCGGCGTCGAGGACACGGCTGTGCGCTTGCGCGAGCCGCTCGTCGCGGTGGTCACTGTCGAGATCGTGCCGGCGCCGGTGCAGCGGACCCTGCAGGGCTTGCAGGTTCGTGCCGAGAACGCCGGCCGCGGCTTGTTGGTGCGCCTCTCGCCTGTGACCGTGTCGGTGGTCGTGCGCGGGACACAGGAGCGCATGGCTGGTGTCGGTGCCGGAGATCTGCAGGCCACCGTGGACCTCACCGAGCTCCCGCGCGGGCAGCACTCGGTGCCCGTCCGCGTGCCCAATCGCGAGGGCGTCGCGGTGGAACGCATCGAGCCGGCCAACATCACGGTCAGTATCAGGTAA
- the folP gene encoding dihydropteroate synthase, which produces MTPTARRRYTLALPDGRALALGTRTLVMGILNVTPDSFSDGGCHDDVPRAVEAALAMVAAGADVIDVGGESTRPGAALVDQAIERARVVPVVAALAAQLPVPISVDTTKALVARAAIDAGAVMLNDVSGLRHDAGVAAVAASAGVALVLMHMRGSTADMYRQASYVDVAKEVAAELAWSVQAAERAGVSREALVIDPGLGFAKQAGHSWEILARLDHPALLALDLPMLVGASRKSFLQAAVGECPARERDPASAAAATVAVLSGAHIVRVHDVRGSVQAVRVADMISAAAESGMS; this is translated from the coding sequence ATGACACCTACGGCGCGTCGCCGGTACACGCTCGCATTGCCCGACGGGCGCGCTCTTGCCCTCGGGACCCGCACGCTGGTGATGGGCATCCTCAACGTCACGCCCGACAGCTTCTCGGATGGCGGCTGCCATGATGACGTGCCGCGGGCCGTGGAGGCGGCGCTGGCGATGGTCGCGGCGGGCGCGGACGTGATCGACGTCGGCGGCGAGTCCACCAGGCCCGGAGCCGCGTTGGTCGACCAGGCCATCGAGCGGGCACGGGTGGTACCGGTGGTCGCGGCGCTGGCCGCGCAACTGCCCGTCCCGATTTCGGTGGATACCACCAAGGCGCTGGTCGCGCGCGCCGCCATCGACGCCGGCGCGGTGATGCTCAACGACGTCAGCGGCTTGCGTCATGACGCCGGCGTGGCGGCCGTCGCCGCCAGCGCGGGCGTGGCCCTCGTGCTGATGCACATGCGTGGCTCGACGGCCGACATGTACCGGCAGGCCTCGTACGTGGACGTCGCGAAGGAAGTCGCTGCCGAACTCGCCTGGAGCGTGCAGGCCGCCGAGCGCGCCGGCGTGTCCCGGGAGGCGTTGGTCATCGACCCCGGGCTCGGCTTCGCCAAGCAGGCCGGGCACAGCTGGGAGATCCTGGCTCGTCTCGATCACCCCGCCCTGCTCGCGCTCGACCTGCCCATGCTCGTGGGTGCGTCCCGTAAGTCGTTCCTCCAGGCGGCCGTCGGCGAGTGCCCCGCACGCGAGCGGGACCCGGCCAGCGCCGCCGCTGCGACGGTGGCGGTGCTCTCGGGTGCGCACATCGTGCGCGTGCATGACGTACGTGGCAGCGTGCAGGCGGTGCGCGTGGCAGATATGATCAGCGCCGCAGCCGAGTCGGGCATGTCCTGA
- a CDS encoding winged helix-turn-helix domain-containing protein: MTPSNPQTGSEAYEFGPIAIDAARHRVTRDGRALALPPKTYELLLILVRSDGRALSRHDLMSALWPDTFVEEANLSFQVSTLRKTLGEGAEAWIETVPKLGYRFTPTVRTEPAAVAAATGALPPSPRPPADDRGEDAVQMLVPSRRAARRRLALAVVVLAALGAAVLVWRLAIGRRSAPEGPLVGTAATPLTAYIGTEGSPSFSPDGAQVAFHWNGPQQDNVDVYVKTVGGGEPVRLTSDPEREVAPAWSPDGSRLAFLKVQADQTATDVMVMPALGGTVRRIASVVTFTSAGVLESAGGLLAWSPDSRWIAVGGTIGSEPGIWLIASDGSTRRRLTTDGSLPEWGPAFTSDGRRLAFIRESLISQSGVFVVPLDTEMRPTGPPVKVVEAAPRRVLALAWEPGDRGLVYSVSSHMASSQLRRMRLDAKGAPVPSSGEALLVGDQGTGLDITASGRMVYARRFRDTGFWRLDLTQPGAGFDDSGLPASTLDEHTPDYSPDGSKLAFTSTRSGSEEIWISQADGSHARQMTSMGGPLCSNPRWSPDGRAVVFDSTSRGVRHLYRLDVGTAEVRQLTTGSVRHHQARWSRDGRSIYFGAYSDEGPHSPVEIRRMPADGGPSVRITPGSVAEPSHDGRWLFVARSDDDQTTLWRLRLPDGQPELLRRGIVHESSFAVGRQSVFVVEQGGRPASMIISEIDIATGQRREVAALSKRRWWGLALSPDERYLIVPAINEAGSDLMMVEPVR; this comes from the coding sequence TTGACCCCGTCCAACCCGCAGACCGGCAGCGAGGCGTACGAGTTCGGCCCGATCGCCATTGATGCGGCGCGCCACCGCGTGACGCGTGATGGGCGCGCGCTCGCGCTCCCGCCAAAGACGTATGAGCTGCTGCTGATCCTGGTGAGGAGCGACGGACGCGCGCTGTCACGTCACGACCTGATGTCCGCGCTCTGGCCCGACACCTTCGTCGAGGAGGCGAACCTCTCCTTCCAGGTCTCCACGTTGCGCAAGACGCTCGGGGAGGGCGCCGAGGCCTGGATCGAGACCGTGCCGAAACTCGGCTACCGCTTCACGCCGACGGTCCGCACGGAGCCTGCTGCGGTTGCTGCAGCCACAGGCGCGCTGCCGCCCTCGCCGCGACCTCCCGCCGATGATCGTGGCGAGGACGCGGTGCAGATGTTGGTCCCGAGCCGCCGAGCCGCGCGCCGACGCCTTGCACTGGCAGTCGTCGTACTCGCGGCGCTGGGGGCCGCCGTGCTGGTGTGGCGCCTCGCGATCGGCCGCCGGTCGGCACCGGAAGGACCGCTGGTTGGCACGGCGGCAACGCCGCTGACCGCATACATCGGCACGGAGGGCTCGCCGAGTTTCTCGCCGGACGGCGCGCAGGTCGCGTTCCACTGGAACGGCCCGCAACAGGACAACGTGGACGTGTACGTCAAGACGGTCGGCGGCGGCGAGCCCGTACGTCTGACCTCGGATCCCGAGCGCGAAGTGGCGCCTGCCTGGTCACCGGACGGCAGCCGCCTGGCTTTCCTGAAGGTCCAGGCCGATCAGACGGCGACCGACGTGATGGTCATGCCGGCGCTCGGCGGGACGGTCCGCCGTATCGCCTCGGTGGTGACATTCACGTCGGCCGGAGTGTTGGAGTCTGCCGGCGGACTGCTCGCATGGTCTCCCGACAGCCGGTGGATCGCGGTGGGCGGCACGATCGGGAGCGAACCGGGGATCTGGCTCATCGCCAGCGATGGATCCACGCGCCGCCGCCTGACCACCGACGGCTCGCTGCCCGAGTGGGGGCCGGCGTTCACCAGCGATGGTCGGCGGCTTGCGTTCATCCGCGAGTCCCTGATCTCCCAGAGCGGCGTGTTCGTCGTGCCGCTCGACACCGAGATGAGGCCGACGGGCCCGCCGGTAAAGGTCGTCGAGGCAGCCCCACGCCGGGTGTTGGCATTGGCATGGGAGCCGGGCGACCGTGGACTGGTGTACTCGGTCAGCAGTCACATGGCCAGTTCGCAATTGCGACGCATGCGCCTGGACGCCAAGGGCGCGCCCGTGCCCAGTTCAGGGGAGGCCCTGCTCGTCGGGGACCAGGGCACTGGCCTCGACATCACCGCGTCGGGTCGGATGGTGTACGCCCGGAGGTTCCGAGACACCGGTTTCTGGCGTCTGGATCTCACGCAGCCGGGAGCCGGATTCGACGACTCGGGACTGCCTGCCTCGACACTGGACGAGCACACGCCTGACTACTCGCCCGATGGTTCGAAGCTGGCGTTCACGTCGACGCGCTCCGGAAGCGAAGAGATCTGGATATCGCAGGCTGACGGTTCCCACGCCCGTCAGATGACGTCGATGGGCGGGCCGTTGTGCTCCAATCCGCGATGGTCGCCGGATGGTCGTGCGGTCGTGTTCGACTCGACGTCGCGCGGGGTGAGGCATCTCTATCGGCTGGACGTCGGGACCGCGGAAGTTCGCCAGCTCACCACGGGTTCGGTGCGTCACCACCAGGCACGATGGTCCCGCGACGGACGCTCGATCTACTTCGGCGCCTATTCGGACGAGGGGCCACACAGCCCCGTCGAGATTCGTCGCATGCCTGCCGATGGCGGCCCGAGCGTGAGGATTACGCCAGGCTCGGTCGCGGAGCCGTCCCACGACGGCCGCTGGCTCTTCGTGGCCAGGAGCGACGACGATCAGACCACGTTGTGGCGGCTTCGGCTTCCGGACGGTCAGCCTGAGCTGCTCCGGCGCGGCATCGTGCACGAGTCGAGCTTTGCCGTGGGCCGTCAGTCCGTCTTCGTCGTCGAGCAGGGGGGCAGGCCGGCATCGATGATCATCAGTGAGATTGACATCGCCACCGGACAGCGACGCGAGGTCGCCGCCCTCAGCAAGCGGCGGTGGTGGGGCCTCGCGCTCTCGCCTGACGAGCGTTACCTGATCGTGCCCGCGATCAACGAGGCTGGCAGCGATCTGATGATGGTGGAGCCGGTGCGATGA
- the ftsH gene encoding ATP-dependent zinc metalloprotease FtsH — protein sequence MNSTLRSLLFWMVLVIVGVLIWNFSTTFQAREEVIPFSEFVQQLDTNKIDKVTITGQEIVATYKSGEKARSYAPVQYEGLGNKLVANKVVVDAKEPTGSPWGMFLYTWAPILLMIGFWIFFMRQMQSGGNKALSFGKSRAKLSSGSQKKVTFKDVAGVDEAKEELQEIIDFLKEPQKFQKLGGRIPKGVLLIGQPGTGKTLLARAVAGEANVPFFSISGSDFVEMFVGVGASRVRDLFEQGKKNAPCIIFIDEIDAVGRHRGAGLGGGHDEREQTLNQLLVEMDGFESNEGVILVAATNRPDVLDPALLRPGRFDRRVVVDLPDVRGREQILAVHTKKIPMGDDVKLNVIARGTPRFAGADLANLVNESALIAARQNRKVVTMHDFEMAKDKVIMGVERKSRIISDEEKRHTAYHEAGHALVAMLLPNAVPLHKVTIIPRGMALGVTSFLPEGEQVDFSKEEAESQIAVAMAGRIADEIFCHTKTAGARNDIEQATNLARRMVCEWGMSVLGPLSFGKKEEQIFLGREIAQHRDYSESTAMRIDEEVQSIVMTGYDVARGIIEQHKDAMQRVSDELLIREVLDADQVRRIIAGQPLDAPQAVSTPGTPTAEVTPEERRPRPSIVPAMPLPNKPLAQE from the coding sequence TTGAATTCGACTCTCAGGAGCCTGCTCTTCTGGATGGTGCTCGTCATCGTCGGGGTTTTGATCTGGAATTTTTCTACAACGTTCCAGGCCCGCGAAGAAGTCATCCCATTCAGTGAATTTGTCCAGCAGCTCGACACGAACAAAATCGACAAGGTCACCATCACGGGCCAGGAAATCGTCGCGACCTACAAGTCCGGCGAGAAGGCGCGCTCCTACGCGCCTGTGCAGTACGAGGGGCTCGGAAACAAACTGGTGGCCAACAAGGTCGTGGTCGACGCCAAGGAGCCGACCGGCAGCCCGTGGGGGATGTTCCTCTACACCTGGGCGCCGATTCTCCTGATGATCGGCTTCTGGATCTTCTTCATGCGGCAAATGCAGAGCGGGGGCAACAAGGCCCTGTCGTTCGGCAAGAGCCGCGCGAAGCTCTCGTCCGGTTCACAGAAGAAGGTGACGTTCAAGGACGTCGCCGGCGTGGACGAGGCAAAGGAAGAGCTCCAGGAGATCATCGATTTCCTCAAGGAGCCGCAGAAGTTTCAGAAGCTCGGTGGCCGCATTCCGAAGGGCGTGCTGCTCATCGGTCAGCCAGGCACGGGCAAGACCCTGCTGGCCCGGGCGGTGGCTGGTGAAGCCAACGTGCCGTTCTTCTCGATCTCCGGCTCGGACTTCGTCGAGATGTTCGTCGGCGTCGGCGCCAGCCGCGTCCGCGACCTGTTCGAGCAGGGGAAGAAGAACGCGCCGTGCATCATCTTCATCGATGAAATCGACGCGGTCGGCCGCCACCGTGGCGCGGGTCTCGGCGGCGGGCACGACGAACGCGAGCAGACGCTCAACCAGCTGCTCGTCGAGATGGACGGTTTCGAGAGCAACGAGGGCGTGATCCTCGTCGCCGCGACCAACCGTCCTGACGTCCTGGATCCGGCGCTGCTGCGCCCGGGCCGCTTCGACCGCCGGGTCGTCGTGGACCTGCCCGACGTGCGTGGCCGCGAGCAGATTCTCGCCGTCCACACCAAGAAGATCCCGATGGGCGACGACGTGAAGCTGAACGTCATCGCGCGCGGCACGCCGCGCTTTGCCGGCGCGGATCTCGCCAACCTCGTCAACGAGTCGGCCCTCATCGCTGCCCGCCAGAACCGCAAGGTGGTCACGATGCACGACTTCGAGATGGCCAAGGACAAGGTCATCATGGGCGTGGAGCGGAAGTCGCGCATCATCAGCGACGAAGAAAAACGCCACACCGCGTATCACGAGGCGGGGCACGCGCTGGTCGCGATGCTGTTGCCCAACGCCGTGCCGCTGCACAAGGTCACGATCATCCCGCGCGGCATGGCCCTCGGCGTGACGTCGTTCCTGCCCGAAGGCGAGCAGGTCGACTTCTCGAAGGAAGAAGCCGAGTCGCAGATTGCGGTGGCCATGGCCGGCCGCATCGCCGACGAGATCTTCTGCCATACCAAGACGGCCGGTGCCCGCAACGACATCGAGCAGGCCACCAACCTCGCGCGCCGCATGGTGTGCGAGTGGGGCATGAGCGTCCTCGGGCCGCTCAGCTTCGGCAAGAAGGAAGAGCAGATCTTCCTCGGTCGCGAGATCGCGCAGCACCGCGACTACTCGGAGTCGACGGCCATGCGCATCGACGAAGAGGTGCAGTCGATCGTGATGACCGGGTATGACGTCGCCCGCGGCATCATCGAGCAGCACAAGGACGCGATGCAGCGGGTCTCCGACGAGTTGCTCATCCGCGAGGTGCTCGACGCCGATCAGGTGCGACGAATCATCGCCGGCCAGCCGCTCGACGCACCGCAAGCGGTGTCGACACCGGGAACGCCGACCGCAGAGGTCACGCCCGAAGAGCGTCGTCCGCGCCCGTCGATCGTCCCGGCGATGCCGCTTCCCAACAAGCCGCTCGCGCAGGAGTAG
- a CDS encoding PmoA family protein: MNVRTRMATVGPRLALAIALLITVTPSVGAQVKITAAAEEVTVDIDGKPFTVFHTGGPTLNRVYLHPLRAATGTVVNRSFPAGQIPGETLDHPHHAGLFYGHGDVNGFNFWAIQNVARGATPAEPAADPSRPLPVAAGPAPTDATLGRIVAKGPVRAHSGKATGTIDVVLSWLKPDGKPLLTETRRMTFHSHPTLRIIDIDLDLQAIERAEFRDTKEGTFALRMATALEEPAKEAKPGAITRTGRLRNAEGAVGEANVWGKRSAWVDYAGRLGDEPVGIVMMDHPSNPRHPTYWHSRGYGLHAINPFGWHDFLNDKTVNGALVLEPGQHVRFRYRVVIHPGLSPEEIATLFKAYSQAPLASSAP, translated from the coding sequence ATGAACGTCCGCACACGTATGGCGACGGTGGGTCCCAGGCTCGCGCTCGCGATCGCCCTGCTGATCACCGTCACGCCATCGGTTGGCGCACAGGTGAAGATCACCGCCGCCGCTGAAGAGGTCACCGTCGACATCGACGGCAAGCCGTTCACGGTCTTCCACACCGGCGGACCGACCCTCAACCGCGTGTACCTGCACCCACTGCGGGCGGCGACGGGCACCGTCGTGAATCGCTCCTTCCCGGCCGGTCAGATTCCGGGCGAGACGCTCGATCATCCACACCATGCCGGGCTGTTCTATGGCCATGGCGACGTCAACGGCTTCAACTTCTGGGCGATCCAGAACGTGGCCCGTGGCGCGACGCCAGCCGAGCCTGCCGCCGACCCGTCCCGTCCACTGCCGGTTGCGGCCGGTCCTGCCCCGACCGACGCGACGCTCGGCCGCATCGTCGCCAAGGGCCCCGTGCGCGCGCACAGCGGCAAGGCGACGGGCACCATCGACGTCGTCCTTTCCTGGCTCAAGCCCGACGGCAAGCCACTGCTCACCGAGACACGTCGCATGACGTTCCATTCGCACCCGACGTTGCGGATCATCGACATCGATCTCGACTTGCAGGCGATCGAACGTGCGGAGTTCCGCGACACGAAGGAGGGTACGTTCGCGTTGCGGATGGCGACGGCGCTCGAGGAACCCGCCAAGGAGGCCAAGCCAGGGGCGATCACGCGCACAGGCAGGCTGCGCAACGCGGAGGGTGCGGTGGGCGAGGCCAACGTGTGGGGCAAGCGCTCGGCGTGGGTGGACTATGCGGGTCGGCTCGGCGATGAACCCGTCGGCATCGTGATGATGGACCACCCGTCCAACCCGCGGCACCCGACGTACTGGCATTCGCGGGGCTATGGGCTGCACGCCATCAACCCGTTCGGGTGGCACGACTTCCTGAACGACAAGACCGTGAACGGCGCCCTCGTGCTCGAGCCAGGGCAGCACGTGCGCTTCCGGTACCGCGTCGTGATTCACCCGGGCTTGTCACCGGAGGAAATTGCGACGCTGTTCAAGGCGTATTCGCAGGCGCCGCTCGCGTCATCCGCTCCGTAG
- the tilS gene encoding tRNA lysidine(34) synthetase TilS: protein MTRFPTRVWATIRRHDLLTEGDRILVAVSGGADSVALLHVLSTIAPKARARLAGLVHVHHGLRGAEADGDATFCEQLATALALPFDLVRVDVAGEAARRKWSLERTAHALRHAAFRLIARRRLATRIALGHTLDDQAETVVLRFLRGAGTRGLAGMWPKHGLVIRPLLEVRRADVEHYAAHRGLRWRDDVSNVDPAIPRNRIRHQVLPNLMAVAGASLPERLAHAADAWRDDERWLSACVAVELPSVLMPHAEGGWLLDLPRLDAVPPMLRRRVRMAALEQMLPRGNVTQTLVDALERLEAVRVGRMARLGQLRVWRIGAQLRLATGAAEPDSPRGLELQVFAVPGTVELKEVNLHITASVVRRSDWDADGPPSSSGGLAVALDAERAGPALVVRSRLPGDRMRPAGAPGSQKIQDLMMNRKIARLDRSRIPIITDEAGRIAWVVGLAVGEEFAVQPYTTDVLLLKVTRSGGKA, encoded by the coding sequence GTGACTCGCTTCCCGACGCGCGTCTGGGCCACGATCCGGCGGCATGACCTGTTGACCGAGGGCGACCGTATCCTCGTCGCCGTCTCGGGCGGGGCCGATTCGGTCGCGCTGCTGCATGTGCTCTCGACGATCGCGCCGAAGGCGCGGGCCAGGCTCGCCGGGCTCGTGCACGTCCATCACGGCCTGCGTGGCGCCGAGGCCGACGGCGACGCGACGTTCTGCGAGCAACTCGCCACCGCACTCGCGCTTCCGTTCGATCTCGTGCGCGTCGACGTCGCAGGCGAAGCCGCACGGCGAAAATGGTCGCTGGAGCGAACGGCACATGCCCTGCGACATGCCGCCTTTCGACTGATCGCCCGCCGCCGGCTGGCGACGCGCATCGCGCTCGGGCACACCCTGGACGATCAAGCCGAGACGGTCGTCCTGCGCTTCCTGCGCGGCGCGGGCACGCGCGGCCTCGCCGGCATGTGGCCGAAACACGGCCTCGTGATCCGTCCCCTGCTCGAGGTTCGCAGGGCCGATGTGGAACATTACGCCGCGCACCGGGGTCTCAGATGGAGGGATGACGTCTCGAACGTCGACCCGGCCATTCCGAGGAATCGCATCCGGCACCAGGTGCTGCCGAACCTGATGGCGGTAGCTGGGGCGTCCCTGCCCGAACGGCTGGCTCATGCCGCCGACGCCTGGAGAGACGATGAACGATGGTTGTCGGCCTGCGTGGCGGTCGAGTTGCCGTCCGTGTTGATGCCGCATGCCGAGGGCGGCTGGTTACTGGACCTGCCGAGGCTCGATGCCGTGCCGCCGATGCTCCGGCGACGGGTCCGGATGGCGGCGCTGGAGCAGATGCTGCCGCGGGGCAACGTGACTCAAACGCTGGTGGACGCGTTGGAGCGTCTCGAAGCCGTACGGGTCGGCCGGATGGCTCGCCTTGGCCAGCTGCGAGTGTGGCGGATTGGCGCGCAGCTGCGGCTCGCGACCGGAGCGGCTGAGCCGGATTCACCGCGCGGGCTGGAGCTGCAAGTGTTCGCGGTCCCTGGAACGGTAGAGCTAAAGGAAGTAAATTTGCACATCACCGCGTCGGTGGTTCGACGCAGCGACTGGGATGCTGACGGCCCGCCGTCCAGTTCCGGAGGCCTCGCAGTCGCTCTCGACGCCGAGCGCGCGGGGCCTGCGCTCGTGGTGCGGAGCCGGCTGCCGGGCGACCGGATGCGGCCGGCCGGTGCGCCGGGCAGTCAGAAGATTCAGGACCTGATGATGAACCGCAAAATTGCACGGCTCGACCGTAGCCGGATTCCCATCATCACGGATGAAGCAGGACGGATTGCGTGGGTGGTTGGCCTCGCAGTCGGCGAGGAATTTGCAGTCCAGCCATATACAACCGACGTGTTACTCTTGAAAGTCACGCGGTCAGGAGGAAAGGCTTGA
- the cdaA gene encoding diadenylate cyclase CdaA → MDALASWISRTPITGWDVLDVLVVALIIYESLKLIRGTRAMQMAFGSALLVGLYFFSIAAPLQTVNWLIRNMIGYVVFAAIVLFQNDIRRALAHFGRTPFVRAFSRAENDDETIEEVVTAAVQLADRRTGALIVIERQIGLRNYIESGIPLDAMVTHDLLVSVFQTSGPLHDGAVIIQENKIAAASCFLPLTVSAMVGTDLGTRHRAAIGLTEENDAVAVVVSEETGRISIATEGQISRGFTAETLRARLTQLVLQRKSARRMRPRP, encoded by the coding sequence ATGGACGCCCTCGCCTCGTGGATCAGCCGCACGCCCATCACGGGCTGGGACGTCCTGGACGTCCTCGTGGTGGCGTTGATCATCTACGAGTCGCTCAAGCTCATTCGCGGCACCCGTGCCATGCAGATGGCCTTCGGGTCGGCCCTGCTCGTCGGGCTCTACTTCTTCTCAATCGCGGCGCCGCTGCAGACCGTCAACTGGCTGATCCGCAACATGATCGGCTACGTCGTGTTCGCCGCCATCGTCCTGTTCCAGAACGACATCCGTCGCGCGCTCGCCCATTTCGGGCGAACCCCGTTCGTGCGTGCCTTCTCGCGAGCCGAGAACGATGACGAGACGATCGAGGAAGTGGTGACCGCGGCCGTCCAGCTGGCGGATCGGCGGACCGGGGCACTCATCGTGATCGAGCGCCAGATCGGGCTGCGCAACTACATCGAGAGCGGCATTCCGCTCGACGCGATGGTCACCCACGACCTCCTCGTCTCGGTGTTCCAGACGAGCGGACCGCTGCACGACGGAGCAGTGATCATCCAGGAGAACAAGATTGCGGCGGCCTCGTGCTTCCTGCCGCTGACGGTGAGTGCGATGGTGGGGACCGACCTCGGGACGCGCCACCGCGCCGCGATCGGGCTGACCGAGGAGAACGACGCGGTCGCCGTCGTGGTCTCCGAGGAAACCGGGCGCATCTCCATCGCGACCGAGGGGCAGATCTCGCGCGGGTTCACGGCGGAAACGCTGCGGGCGCGCCTCACCCAGCTGGTGCTCCAGCGCAAGTCGGCTCGCCGGATGCGGCCGCGGCCCTGA